The following coding sequences lie in one Epinephelus moara isolate mb chromosome 17, YSFRI_EMoa_1.0, whole genome shotgun sequence genomic window:
- the hdlbpb gene encoding vigilin produces MSSVAVLTPESFAEHRSGLKDQEITGCVPEDEAYIPTYLEAFPPLPEKGAPGEKAGEPASAWGSKIRPIKASVITQVFHVPLEERRYKDNSQFGEGEEAKVCLDIMQRTGAHIELSLAKDQGLSIMVTGKLDSVMKARKEIVARLQTQASATVAIPKEHHRFVIGKNGEKLQELELKTATKIAIPRPDDPSANIRITGTKEGIEKARHEILLISAEQDKRAVERLSLEKAFHPFIAGAHNRLVQELSQETGARISIPPPSLPKDEIVITGEKEAVALALNRIRAIYDDKKRKTTTISVEVKKSQHKYIIGPKGNTLQEILETTGVSVEMPPLDSGSETIILRGEPDKLGPALTQVYAKAKSVMVVEVTAPAWLHRFIIGKKGQNIGRITQQLPRVHIEFTDGEERISLEGPTEEVEQAQAQIQEIIKDLLVRMDYTEVIIDQRFHRHLIGKNGANINRIKEQYKVSVRIPQDSERSGLVRIEGDPKGVQLARRELIEMVQRMENERTKDLIVEQKFHRTIIGQKGEKIKEVRDKFPEVIINFPDPSQKSDIVQLRGPKNEVEKCAKFLQKIIADLIENSFSLSVPIFKQFHKNIIGKGGANIKKIREETNTKIDLPTENSNSEMIVITGKKSNCEAARDRILSIQRELANIKETEVAIPAKLHNSLIGSKGCLVRSIMEDCGGVHIHFPSEGSGSDKVTIRGPAGEVEKAKKQLLQLAEEKQVNNFTAELQAKPEYHKFLIGRGGANIRRVRDKTGARIIFPSPDDTEQELITIVGKEEAVRQAQKELESLVKNLDDVVEDSMVVDVRHHRHFVCRRGQVLRELAEEYGGVAVSFPRTGANSQRVTLKGAKDCVEAAKKRIQEIIEDLESQVSVEVAIPQRYHRAIMGPKGCRIQHITREHEVQIKFPERDDSASGPDAPPQENGEVSPEVEFVPRKCDIITIAGRAEKCELAKAALLALVPITEDVEVSYELHRYIIGQKGSGIRKMMEEYEVNIWVPQPEKQLDVIKVTGLVSNVERAKQGLLERVKELQAEQEDRALRSFKVTMSVDPKFHPKIIGRKGAVISQIRKDHDVSIQFPDKGDEQQDLIVISGYERNVEEARQAIQQLVAELQEMVSQDVHLDPRTHARIIGARGKAIRKLMEEFKVDIRFPQPGSDEPDKVTVTGLPETVDNAIDHLLNLEEEYMLSVTETETLAAYMKPPSRYGGGGGAGGGDDSSGGPAKGFVVRDAPWNAAGNKAPDMSSAEDFPTFGTGVAPKQASAWGPKKF; encoded by the exons ATGAGCTCAGTGGCAGTGTTGACCCCGGAGAGCTTTGCGGAGCATCGCAGTGGCCTCAAGGACCAGGAGATTACAG GCTGTGTCCCGGAGGATGAGGCCTACATCCCCACCTACCTGGAGGCCTTCCCTCCGCTGCCGGAGAAGGGGGCACCAGGGGAAAAGGCCGGGGAGCCGGCTTCAGCGTGGGGGAGCAAGATCAGGCCCATCAAAGCTTCTGTCATCACCCAG GTGTTCCACGTGCCCCTGGAGGAGCGTCGCTACAAGGACAACAGCCAGTTCGGGGAGGGCGAGGAGGCCAAAGTGTGCTTGGACATCATGCAGCGGACGGGGGCCCACATTGAGCTGTCCCTGGCCAAAGACCAGGGTCTGTCCATCATGGTCACCGGCAAACTGGACTCTGTCATGAAGGCTCGCAAGGAAATCGTAGCTCGCCTGCAGACGCAG GCCTCAGCTACGGTCGCCATCCCCAAGGAGCACCATCGTTTCGTCATCGGTAAGAACGGTGAGAAGCTGCAAGAGCTGGAGCTTAAGACCGCCACCAAGATCGCTATTCCACGTCCTGACGACCCCAGCGCCAACATCCGCATCACTGGCACCAAGGAGGGCATCGAGAAGGCTCGACATGAAATACTTCTGATCTCTGCTGAACAG GACAAGCGTGCAGTGGAGCGTCTGTCCCTGGAGAAGGCTTTCCACCCCTTCATCGCCGGCGCCCACAACCGCCTGGTGCAGGAGCTGAGCCAGGAGACGGGCGCTCGCATCAGCATCCCCCCACCCAGCCTGCCCAAGGACGAGATTGTCATCACCGGGGAGAAGGAGGCCGTCGCCTTGGCGCTGAACCGCATCCGAGCCATCTACGACGACAAG AAGAGGAAGACCACTACCATCTCCGTGGAGGTGAAGAAGTCTCAGCACAAGTACATCATCGGTCCAAAGGGCAACACCCTGCAGGAGATCCTGGAGACCACGGGGGTGTCTGTGGAGATGCCCCCTCTGGACTCTGGCTCAGAGACCATCATCCTCAGGGGGGAGCCCGATAAGCTGGGACCGGCGCTCACACAGGTGTATGCGaag GCGAAGAGTGtgatggtggtggaggtgaCTGCTCCGGCCTGGCTGCATCGCTTCATCATCGGCAAGAAAGGACAGAACATCGGGCGGATCACACAGCAGCTACCACGG GTTCACATAGAGTTTACGGATGGTGAGGAGCGAATCAGTCTGGAGGGGCCGACGGAGGAGGTGGAACAGGCTCAGGCCCAGATACAAGAGATCATTAAGGACTTG CTGGTGAGGATGGACTACACCGAAGTCATCATAGACCAGCGTTTCCACAGACACCTTATCGGGAAGAACGGAGCCAACA TCAACCGGATCAAGGAGCAGTACAAAGTGTCGGTACGTATCCCCCAGGACTCTGAACGAAGTGGCCTGGTGCGGATCGAGGGAGACCCTAAAGGAGTCCAGCTGGCACGCAGAGAGCTCATTGAGATGGTCCAGAGAATG GAAAACGAGCGCACCAAAGACCTGATCGTGGAGCAGAAGTTCCATCGGACAATCATCGGCCAGAAGGGAGAAAAGATCAAAGAAGTCCGAGACAAGTTCCCTGAG GTCATTATCAATTTCCCCGACCCATCACAGAAGAGTGACATTGTCCAGCTGAGAGGGCCGAAGAATGAGGTGGAGAAATGTGCAAAGTTCCTACAGAAAATCATCGCCGACCTG atTGAGAACAGCTTCTCGCTCTCTGTTCCCATCTTTAAGCAGtttcacaaaaacataattgGTAAGGGCGGCGCCAACATCAAAAAG ATCCGTGAAGAGACCAACACTAAGATCGACCTGCCGACAGAGAACAGTAACTCTGAGATGATCGTCATCACGGGCAAGAAGAGCAACTGTGAGGCAGCCAGAGATCGAATCCTTTCCATCCAGAGAGAACTG GCCAACATCAAGGAGACAGAGGTCGCCATCCCTGCCAAGCTGCACAACTCTCTGATCGGCTCCAAGGGCTGCCTCGTCCGCTCCATCATGGAAGACTGCGGTGGCGTCCACATCCATTTTCCCTCCGAGGGCTCTGGCTCGGACAAGGTCACCATCAGAGGGCCCGCCGGTGAAGTGGAGAAGGCCAagaaacagctgctgcagctggctgAAGAGAAG CAAGTCAACAACTTCACAGCTGAGCTTCAGGCCAAACCAGAGTACCATAAATTCTTGATTGGCCGTGGTGGGGCCAATATTCGCCGTGTACGGGACAAGACGGGGGCTCGCATCATCTTCCCTTCGCCGGATGACACAGAGCAGGAACTGATCACCATCGTAGGGAAGGAAGAAGCCGTCCGTCAGGCCcaaaaggagctggaaagtctgGTTAAAAACCTG GACGACGTGGTGGAGGACAGCATGGTAGTAGATGTTCGCCACCACCGGCACTTTGTGTGTCGGAGAGGCCAGGTGCTGCGGGAGCTGGCGGAGGAGTACGGTGGAGTAGCCGTGAGCTTCCCTCGCACGGGAGCCAACAGTCAGAGGGTCACTCTGAAGGGAGCCAAGGACTGCGTGGAGGCCGCCAAGAAACGCATCCAGGAGATCATTGAGGACCTG GAGTCCCAGGTGAGTGTGGAGGTGGCCATCCCTCAGCGCTACCACCGAGCCATCATGGGGCCTAAAGGCTGCCGTATCCAGCACATCACCAGGGAGCACGAGGTCCAAATCAAGTTCCCAGAGAGAGACGACAGCGCTTCAG GTCCGGATGCTCCACCACAAGAAAACGGTGAGGTCAGCCCAGAAGTGGAGTTCGTGCCCCGcaagtgtgacatcatcacgaTTGCTGGGCGTGCAGAGAAGTGTGAACTGGCTAAAGCCGCCCTCCTT GCGCTGGTGCCCATAACGGAGGACGTGGAAGTGTCTTACGAGCTGCATCGCTACATCATTGGCCAGAAGGGCAGTGGGATCAGGAAGATGATGGAGGAATACGAG GTGAACATCTGGGTGCCACAGCCAGAAAAGCAGCTGGACGTGATCAAGGTCACGGGCCTGGTATCCAACGTGGAGCGGGCCAAACAGGGTCTGCTCGAGAGGGTCAAAGAATTGCAGGCTGAGCAGGAGGAcagg GCCCTGCGCAGTTTCAAGGTAACCATGTCCGTAGATCCAAAGTTTCACCCCAAGATCATCGGCCGCAAAGGAGCGGTCATCTCCCAGATCAGGAAAGACCACGACGTTAGCATCCAGTTCCCCGACAAAGGAGACgagcagcag GATCTGATCGTGATCTCGGGGTACGAGCGTAACGTGGAGGAGGCACGTCAAGCCATCCAGCAGCTGGTGGCAGAGCTGCAGGAAATGGTGAGCCAGGATGTTCACCTGGACCCGAGGACCCACGCTCGCATCATCGGAGCTCGTGGCAAAGCCATCCGCAAGCTGATGGAAGAGTTCAAG GTGGATATCCGGTTCCCTCAGCCGGGCTCCGACGAGCCCGACAAAGTGACGGTGACAGGCCTTCCTGAGACTGTCGACAACGCCATCGACCACCTGCTCAACCTGGAGGAGGAATAT ATGCTCAGCGTGACCGAGACGGAGACCTTGGCAGCTTACATGAAGCCTCCGTCTCGctatggaggaggaggtggagcaggaggaggtgatGATAGCAGCGGGGGTCCAGCGAAGGGCTTTGTGGTGCGGGACGCTCCCTGGAACGCAGCAGGGAACAAG GCTCCTGACATGAGCAGTGCGGAGGATTTCCCTACGTTTGGGACAGGTGTGGCTCCGAAGCAAGCATCCGCCTGGGGTCCCAAGAAGTTCTGA